A region of Candidatus Leptovillus gracilis DNA encodes the following proteins:
- a CDS encoding patatin-like phospholipase family protein, whose protein sequence is MTATRPKIGLALSGGGTRGLVHIGVLSVLVKAGIPIDYVAGTSVGSFVGAVFCAGMPVDQMRALALSTSWKLLSRPALSHSALLSFRPLETWVEQILGDVDICDLGIPFAVITADLERGEKVVLRRGPVARAVHASCAIPGIVEPVEIDGRLLCDGGIVDNLPIHVVRDMGADYVIGADIFVPSHYHRMGPLGTGLMTIETLVRHSGGHVGEADCLITPQISGHAYHRFSKAQEFFHLGEDATRRALPTIKAALSVSSIQYPVSSVQYPPAKLNTDY, encoded by the coding sequence ATGACTGCCACCCGTCCCAAAATCGGTTTAGCTCTCAGCGGCGGCGGGACCAGAGGATTGGTCCACATTGGCGTTCTCTCTGTGCTGGTCAAGGCCGGCATCCCCATAGATTACGTCGCCGGGACCAGTGTCGGCTCGTTTGTCGGCGCGGTTTTTTGCGCCGGAATGCCGGTAGACCAGATGCGCGCCCTGGCCCTTTCCACCAGTTGGAAGCTGCTGTCGCGTCCGGCCCTCAGCCACAGCGCCCTCCTCAGCTTTCGCCCGCTGGAAACCTGGGTCGAGCAAATCCTCGGCGACGTGGACATCTGCGACCTGGGCATTCCCTTTGCCGTCATCACTGCGGACCTGGAGCGGGGCGAAAAGGTGGTGCTGCGCCGCGGTCCAGTGGCGCGCGCCGTTCATGCCAGCTGCGCCATTCCGGGCATAGTCGAACCGGTGGAAATTGACGGCCGTCTCCTCTGTGACGGCGGCATCGTAGACAACCTGCCCATACATGTGGTCCGCGACATGGGCGCCGATTACGTCATCGGCGCCGACATCTTCGTCCCCTCCCACTACCACCGCATGGGTCCCCTGGGCACAGGTCTGATGACCATCGAAACCCTGGTTCGCCACTCCGGCGGCCACGTCGGCGAAGCCGACTGCCTCATCACCCCCCAAATCAGCGGCCACGCCTACCACCGCTTTTCCAAGGCCCAAGAATTCTTCCACCTCGGCGAAGACGCCACCCGCCGCGCTCTGCCAACCATCAAGGCTGCGCTATCAGTATCCAGTATCCAGTATCCAGTATCCAGTGTTCAGTATCCACCAGCTAAACTGAACACTGATTACTGA